The nucleotide sequence CCTCAAGTCTGCGCTGGTGGCGACTTCAGGGCTGGAGAGCGTAGAGGTAGCAGGCACGGTGAGAATGGGGGATTCAGTCTGCTGCAAGATGTAGCAGATTTCGTGACGATGTTTTCACAACCGTCAAGGATTGTCCAGAGGGGAAACCTTCACTCTCTGGACAAGAACAAAGGAGGATCAGGCCCACAGATTTTCCGGGTAGGCACCAGCGGCCACCAGGGCACGGATGCTGGCGACCACGTCCGCTTTGTCTTCGGGGTAGGTGACACCGAACCAGGAATCATTGGATTCCAGCACGGTGACGTCGGCTTTATCTTCGCGGATCAGGACGTCCACTTCCTTCGGCACATAGCACTCGGCTTTGAGATCTTGACCATTGGTTTTCAAGAACTCGGTGAAGGCTTGACGCAGATGACTGAAGATGTCTGGGGTGAATCCGAAGAAGTTCATGGAGACGACTTCTTCACCGGTCAGCTTCACCGGAGGCTCGCTTTCGCGGTTTTCGGCACCGTCTGCAGTTTTAAAGATCTTGGTCATCTCCGTGACGGAGCTGAGCATGCCGTCAGGTCCCCGGGTGCACACACCGCGAGCGACGCTGCCGTGATCCGAAAGGGTGTTTTTGAGGTAGAAGCCCACCATGGAGTAGTGGCTTTTGCCATCGGCCGGACGCTCCTTGATGAGGTCTGCGCCGATTTTAGCAAAGGCATCACGCCCGTAGAAGTCATCGGCGTTGATCATGAGGAATGGCTCTTTCACCACACCCTCAGCGGCCAAAACCGCGTGGGCGGTGCCCCAAGGTTTGGTGCGTCCTTCAGGGACGGAGAAGCCTTCGGGCAGGTCGTTGATGTCTTGGAAGGCATAGTCCACCTGGATACGATCACCGAACTTGCTGCCGATCTGACTGCGGAACTGCTCTTCAAAGTCACGGCGAATGACGAACACTACTTTACCAAATCCCGCCCGGATGGCGTCAAAGACCGAATAGTCCAATACCACCTCTCCGGAAGGTCCCATGGCATCGAGTTGTTTCAGACCGCCGTAACGGCTGCCCATGCCGGCAGCGAGGATGAGAAGAGTGGGTTTCATAGGGTTGGAAAGAAATGAAGCAGGGAGAGAAAAGCAGCGCACTCAGGAACAGACCTCGCTAGGCGTCAACTGACGTTCCATCCGCAAATAGGGAAGACTCATTTCAAGGCTGCGCGCAGGTCTTGAAGATCCTGCAGACGACGCACCATTTCATGCGAGGCGGCTTTACGCGTGGTGTCAAAAGCCGTACGAATTCTCTCCTCGGACAGCTCACTGCGGTCTTTCAGGATTCGGATCAGGGCTTCATCGTTCTGATAAACGAGCTGGGGGAAGAGCCTGATGGCTCGAGTTCTCACGGCATCCGCCGCCGCGTTCAGAAGGATTTCGGTGCGATTGAGCCGGAGGAAAAACTGCCCCAAGGCGCTGATGTGATCCACGAAGTGTTTGGTTTCATGTAGTTCTACACGGCGAAGCGGCCCGAAGCGGGGCATGTTTTTCCACAGCCAAATGAGAGTGAGAAGGGCCAGCCCCACCAGAGGCATCCAGGCGCGGTTCCATAA is from Prosthecobacter debontii and encodes:
- a CDS encoding nucleotidyltransferase family protein, coding for MKPTLLILAAGMGSRYGGLKQLDAMGPSGEVVLDYSVFDAIRAGFGKVVFVIRRDFEEQFRSQIGSKFGDRIQVDYAFQDINDLPEGFSVPEGRTKPWGTAHAVLAAEGVVKEPFLMINADDFYGRDAFAKIGADLIKERPADGKSHYSMVGFYLKNTLSDHGSVARGVCTRGPDGMLSSVTEMTKIFKTADGAENRESEPPVKLTGEEVVSMNFFGFTPDIFSHLRQAFTEFLKTNGQDLKAECYVPKEVDVLIREDKADVTVLESNDSWFGVTYPEDKADVVASIRALVAAGAYPENLWA